In the Lysinibacillus sp. PLM2 genome, one interval contains:
- a CDS encoding ISL3 family transposase, giving the protein MHMYFNMKIPGFEGVEIHKVENVEDRIALYVMMPRKEHKCPVCGNLTSKVHDYRIQKIKHLKWFERLSMIFYKRRRYVCDCGKRFSEDNPFVERYQQYSKEWNQVARIKAIKGKTFKETAEVLGTSITTIIRRFDSVLNDKLANGVELPKHIAIDEYKGDTDAGTYQLIIANAETHEPLDILPNRRKNTIKDYLRKFGSSVNVVVMDMNPHFKEAVKKALSRPVIVADRFHYSRYIYWALDEVRRIVQKEWHAYDRKQCKRMRHVLYKRKEKLKEKDRWYLNRYLGMSDVLKQAYILKEAYCKWLDWAKKTNDIKEIKEKLFEFYKQVEESNIPAFIKAIQTFKNWQVEILNSFSYGYSNGFLEGINNKSKVIKRNAYGFKRFEHYKGKILLSNQYKEIGVHLDEKGDVKFTSPQHLKLNHFFVGSISPVFTVRRQSCKIDQYEIVKGGNNHEENRINSKRISKTLEKACDDAKRT; this is encoded by the coding sequence GTGCATATGTATTTTAACATGAAGATTCCAGGATTTGAAGGTGTAGAGATTCATAAAGTTGAGAATGTTGAGGATCGAATAGCATTATATGTAATGATGCCTAGGAAAGAACATAAATGTCCTGTTTGTGGAAATCTAACTTCAAAGGTTCATGATTATCGTATACAAAAGATAAAGCATTTAAAATGGTTTGAGCGGCTATCAATGATTTTTTATAAACGCCGCCGTTATGTTTGTGATTGTGGAAAGCGTTTTTCTGAAGATAATCCATTTGTGGAGAGATACCAACAATATTCGAAAGAATGGAATCAAGTAGCACGTATAAAAGCTATTAAAGGAAAAACTTTTAAGGAGACTGCTGAAGTTTTAGGGACATCAATTACAACAATTATTCGTAGGTTTGATTCTGTTTTAAATGATAAATTGGCTAATGGAGTTGAATTACCTAAGCATATCGCTATTGATGAATATAAGGGCGATACAGATGCAGGAACTTATCAGCTCATTATTGCGAATGCAGAAACACATGAACCGCTTGATATCTTACCCAACCGTCGTAAAAATACAATTAAAGATTACTTAAGAAAATTTGGTAGCTCGGTTAATGTCGTAGTGATGGATATGAACCCTCATTTTAAAGAAGCCGTTAAAAAGGCATTAAGTCGACCTGTAATCGTGGCCGATCGATTTCACTATAGTCGTTATATTTACTGGGCCTTAGACGAGGTTCGTAGAATCGTTCAGAAAGAATGGCATGCTTATGATCGCAAACAGTGTAAAAGGATGCGGCATGTATTGTATAAGAGAAAAGAGAAATTAAAGGAAAAGGATCGCTGGTACTTAAATCGTTATCTCGGAATGTCAGATGTTTTAAAACAAGCATACATACTTAAAGAAGCTTATTGTAAATGGTTAGACTGGGCCAAAAAAACGAATGACATAAAAGAAATAAAAGAAAAATTATTTGAATTCTACAAGCAGGTAGAAGAATCAAATATTCCTGCGTTTATTAAGGCAATTCAAACCTTTAAGAATTGGCAAGTAGAGATATTGAATAGCTTCAGTTACGGTTACTCTAACGGCTTTTTAGAAGGGATAAATAATAAATCGAAAGTTATTAAACGAAATGCCTACGGCTTTAAGAGATTTGAGCATTATAAAGGTAAAATATTATTAAGCAATCAATATAAAGAAATCGGTGTTCATTTAGATGAAAAAGGTGATGTGAAGTTCACATCACCCCAACATTTGAAATTGAACCATTTTTTTGTTGGTAGTATATCTCCTGTTTTTACAGTTCGCCGTCAATCATGTAAAATAGACCAATATGAAATTGTAAAAGGCGGAAATAATCATGAAGAGAATCGAATCAACTCAAAACGCATTAGTAAAACATTGGAAAAAGCTTGTGACGATGCGAAAAGAACGTGA
- a CDS encoding DNA polymerase/3'-5' exonuclease PolX has translation MNKKIIIKTLEKIALYLELQGENPFKVSAFRKAAAALEGDQRSLNEMEDITQIKGIGKGTAAVINELIETGESTQLKELEEKTPKGLVPLMKLPGLGGKKLAKLYQELGIDSVESLRDACIAKEVQKLAGFGAKTEEKILKELEHLGERSERHPIWQLEMIVIEINELLSNIKEVQKYSVAGSFRRVNETSKDLDFIVATDSREKVKERLLTDLAIQEVVADGDTKVSIVLDIDDPVNVDFRLVTLDEYATCLHHFTGSKDHNVKMRQLAKQQGKKISEYGVEQPDGTVKTFKSEEEFFAHFDLPFIPPTIRENGQELERLDEISQLVTLDDIVTDLHMHTTWSDGAHSIQEMGKALIERGYSHGVITDHSQFLKVANGLTPERLLRQRQEIYAFNDDHPHFRLYAGTEMDILPNGSLDFDDDVLKSLDFVIASIHSSFTQSQDKIMERLWTAIQNPYVHMIAHPTGRVIGEREGYNPDIPQLIKWASEYGKILELNANPYRLDLCVEHLKLAMEYNVPIAINTDAHAIEQLRFMEVGTKYAQKAWVKKELVVNTWSTEEFETFIRKNK, from the coding sequence ATGAATAAAAAAATTATTATTAAAACATTAGAAAAAATAGCATTATACTTAGAGCTTCAAGGGGAGAATCCTTTTAAAGTTTCAGCATTTCGAAAAGCAGCTGCAGCATTAGAAGGTGATCAAAGAAGCCTAAATGAAATGGAAGATATCACGCAAATAAAAGGAATCGGCAAAGGAACAGCAGCTGTTATAAACGAGCTTATAGAAACTGGTGAATCAACTCAATTAAAAGAATTGGAAGAAAAGACACCTAAAGGACTAGTGCCACTTATGAAACTACCTGGACTAGGTGGGAAAAAGCTTGCAAAACTTTATCAGGAGCTGGGGATTGATAGCGTTGAAAGCTTGCGTGATGCATGTATAGCGAAAGAGGTTCAAAAATTAGCTGGCTTTGGTGCAAAAACAGAAGAAAAGATTTTAAAAGAGCTTGAACACTTAGGTGAACGTAGTGAAAGACATCCGATCTGGCAACTTGAGATGATTGTAATTGAAATTAATGAACTATTAAGTAATATAAAAGAAGTGCAAAAATATTCTGTTGCAGGTAGCTTCCGTCGAGTAAATGAGACAAGCAAGGATTTAGATTTCATCGTAGCAACAGATTCTAGAGAAAAAGTAAAAGAGCGATTATTAACAGACCTAGCCATTCAGGAAGTTGTTGCTGATGGAGATACAAAGGTTTCTATCGTTCTTGATATAGATGATCCAGTAAACGTAGATTTTCGACTTGTTACCCTTGATGAATATGCTACATGCTTACACCATTTTACAGGCTCAAAAGACCATAACGTAAAAATGAGACAGCTAGCAAAACAACAAGGTAAAAAAATAAGTGAATATGGTGTAGAGCAGCCAGATGGTACTGTGAAAACATTTAAATCTGAAGAAGAGTTTTTCGCCCATTTTGATCTACCGTTTATTCCACCAACAATTCGAGAAAATGGTCAAGAGCTAGAACGACTTGATGAAATCTCACAATTAGTTACTTTAGATGATATTGTGACAGACCTTCATATGCATACGACTTGGTCTGACGGTGCACACTCAATTCAAGAGATGGGAAAAGCTCTCATTGAGCGTGGATATTCACATGGCGTCATTACGGATCATTCGCAATTTTTAAAAGTTGCAAATGGTTTAACACCAGAGCGACTTTTAAGACAGCGACAAGAGATTTATGCATTCAACGATGATCATCCTCATTTCAGATTATATGCAGGAACTGAAATGGACATATTGCCAAATGGGTCACTAGATTTTGATGATGATGTTTTAAAATCGCTTGATTTCGTCATTGCTTCTATCCATTCAAGCTTTACACAATCACAAGACAAAATTATGGAACGATTATGGACAGCGATTCAAAATCCATACGTTCATATGATTGCCCATCCTACAGGAAGAGTGATTGGGGAACGTGAAGGGTATAATCCTGATATCCCCCAATTAATTAAATGGGCATCGGAATATGGTAAAATTTTAGAATTGAATGCTAATCCTTATCGCCTTGATTTATGTGTTGAACATTTAAAGCTAGCGATGGAATACAATGTGCCTATTGCGATTAATACAGATGCTCACGCAATCGAGCAATTACGTTTTATGGAAGTAGGTACAAAATACGCTCAAAAAGCTTGGGTGAAAAAGGAATTAGTTGTTAACACATGGTCGACAGAAGAATTTG
- a CDS encoding membrane protein: protein MLDLILIIIFIASLMVGIRRGFVVEAIHLASFFIALLVAYIFYKPLADNFVFWIPYPGISADSSTTLMLDMIDVDQTFYRIVAFAVIFFATKILLQIVATIFDFLTYLPILKSVNRLLGAALCFVEFYLVTFIVLYVLALLPIDTIQHLLGGSFISGLMLEHTPIVTSIFQNWWYIYTN from the coding sequence ATGCTAGATTTAATTTTAATAATTATATTTATTGCTAGTTTAATGGTTGGAATAAGACGAGGATTTGTCGTTGAAGCAATTCATCTTGCAAGCTTTTTTATTGCACTCTTAGTAGCTTATATTTTTTATAAACCGCTTGCAGATAACTTTGTTTTTTGGATTCCGTATCCAGGAATAAGTGCTGATAGTTCCACTACCCTTATGCTAGATATGATCGATGTCGATCAAACCTTTTATCGGATTGTTGCATTTGCGGTAATTTTCTTTGCTACAAAGATACTTTTACAAATTGTTGCAACTATATTTGACTTTTTAACATATCTACCAATTTTAAAATCGGTTAACCGACTTTTAGGTGCAGCGCTATGTTTTGTTGAATTTTATCTTGTGACGTTTATTGTGTTGTATGTATTAGCATTGTTACCAATTGATACGATCCAACATCTATTAGGAGGATCTTTTATTTCAGGATTAATGCTTGAACACACGCCAATTGTAACAAGCATATTCCAAAACTGGTGGTATATTTACACAAACTAA
- the rnhC gene encoding ribonuclease HIII, with the protein MSNNIVLKLSAEDQNKVKSHYASNKVERKAPGVVFAAKLPDAAITVYSSGKVMFQGDGASREASRFGTVADKSSTNQNGPNSIKTKGDKLPDNFQQMSVIGSDETGTGDYFGPVTVAAVYVPKDKIDLINELGAKDSKMLTDAKMMEIAPDIMNSCIHSILTLRNEKYNEIQGSGYSQGKIKAMLHNQALKHVLNKIAPEKPNYILIDQFAERDTYYKYLQNTKTIVRENVLFSTKAEQLHVAVAAASILARYAFLKEMERLSKEIGYPLQKGASGKVDEMAARIWIERGEEYLRSISKWHFANTEKAKVLVKKKRG; encoded by the coding sequence ATGTCGAATAATATCGTGTTAAAGCTTTCTGCTGAAGACCAAAATAAAGTAAAGTCTCATTATGCTTCCAATAAAGTTGAAAGAAAAGCGCCCGGCGTTGTCTTTGCAGCAAAGCTTCCAGATGCTGCAATCACAGTTTATTCATCGGGAAAGGTTATGTTTCAAGGGGATGGTGCAAGCCGTGAAGCGAGTCGGTTCGGTACAGTTGCTGATAAATCGTCCACAAATCAAAATGGACCTAATTCGATTAAAACAAAAGGAGATAAACTGCCAGATAACTTTCAGCAAATGTCGGTTATCGGTTCAGATGAAACCGGTACAGGAGATTATTTCGGGCCTGTAACAGTTGCAGCAGTCTATGTTCCAAAGGATAAAATTGATTTAATCAATGAACTCGGTGCGAAGGATTCAAAAATGTTAACTGATGCGAAAATGATGGAGATTGCACCAGATATAATGAATTCTTGCATCCATAGTATTTTGACTTTGCGCAATGAAAAATATAATGAGATCCAAGGTTCTGGCTATTCTCAAGGAAAAATCAAAGCGATGCTACACAACCAAGCATTAAAACATGTATTAAATAAAATAGCACCTGAAAAACCTAATTATATTTTGATTGACCAATTTGCAGAGCGAGATACGTATTATAAATATTTACAAAATACGAAGACCATTGTTCGGGAAAATGTATTGTTCTCAACAAAAGCCGAGCAGCTACATGTTGCTGTTGCTGCAGCCTCAATTTTAGCCCGATATGCGTTTTTAAAGGAAATGGAACGTTTGAGTAAAGAAATCGGGTATCCCCTTCAAAAGGGTGCTAGTGGAAAAGTCGATGAAATGGCAGCCCGTATTTGGATTGAACGAGGTGAAGAATATTTACGTTCAATTTCAAAATGGCACTTTGCCAATACTGAGAAGGCTAAAGTATTAGTGAAAAAAAAGCGAGGATAA
- the spoU gene encoding 23S rRNA methyltransferase — MKRIESTQNALVKHWKKLVTMRKEREKTGEFIIEGFHLVEEALKNKQQIIQLIVREGVDLPLLWSIDNVMIIEVTDTVAKEIAETETSQGVFAHCKQLNVTENDMQNWNKILLVDAVQDPGNVGTMIRTADAAGMDAVILGKGSADAYNPKTVRAAQGSHFHIPVVRGDLLEWVDQLKGKGVPVYGTALDDAIDYTAVEKSDSFAVIMGNEGSGIHPQLLDRTDQNVIIPILGQAESLNVAVATGILLYQFIKK; from the coding sequence ATGAAGAGAATCGAATCAACTCAAAACGCATTAGTAAAACATTGGAAAAAGCTTGTGACGATGCGAAAAGAACGTGAGAAAACAGGCGAATTTATAATCGAAGGGTTTCATTTAGTAGAAGAAGCTTTAAAAAACAAACAGCAAATCATCCAACTAATCGTTCGTGAAGGGGTAGATTTACCTTTACTATGGTCAATAGACAATGTAATGATTATAGAAGTTACGGATACCGTTGCAAAAGAAATTGCTGAAACCGAAACTTCCCAAGGAGTATTTGCACATTGTAAACAATTGAACGTGACTGAAAATGATATGCAAAATTGGAACAAAATATTGTTAGTTGATGCTGTACAGGATCCTGGTAATGTTGGCACAATGATTCGAACAGCTGATGCTGCTGGTATGGATGCTGTCATTTTAGGGAAAGGGAGTGCGGATGCATATAATCCAAAAACCGTTCGTGCAGCACAGGGCTCTCATTTCCATATCCCAGTTGTTCGTGGAGATTTATTAGAGTGGGTAGATCAACTAAAGGGAAAAGGGGTTCCAGTATATGGAACTGCACTAGATGATGCGATTGATTATACGGCTGTAGAGAAATCTGATTCCTTTGCTGTGATTATGGGGAATGAAGGTAGTGGCATTCATCCACAACTGCTCGATAGAACAGATCAAAACGTGATTATCCCTATTTTAGGACAAGCGGAATCTTTAAATGTTGCAGTAGCAACAGGAATTTTACTATATCAATTTATTAAAAAATAA
- the pheT gene encoding phenylalanine--tRNA ligase beta subunit: MLVSLNWLKQYVDIKDLAPEDLAEKITRSGIEVDAVIDRSQGMTNVVVGYVVSKEKHPDADKLNICQVEVGEGDVRQIICGAPNVDQGQKVIVALPGARLPGGVKIKKAKMRGQESNGMICSLQELGIEGRVVPKAYADGIYVLPEDATPGSDALELIGLRDIVLELGLTPNRSDALSMLGVAYEVAAILSEEVKLPEIKYETSYEKADDYIQVRTDAPDLNPLYAAKVVKNVKIAESPLWLQNYLMAAGVRPHNNVVDITNYILMEYGQPLHAFDYDALNSKEIVVRLANEGEKIVTLDDQERTLKAHNLVITNGKEPVAIAGVMGGANSEVTESTTTVVIEAAYFDGLSVRRTSKELGLRSDASARFEKGVDPNRVLPAAERAAQLLAEIAGGEALEGTVMVDELDKTPARVVVSPDFINARLGMKISLEDMLSILNRLKFDVEAANGLLIIDAPTRRQDIKIEEDIVEEVARLYGYDEIPMTLPEGNETVGGLTPYQAKRRIVRSFVEGAGLLQAVTYSLTSEELSQKFALKVEETTKLLMPMSEERTTLRQSLIPHLVESASYNIARKADSVGLYEIGSVFLGQTDEGLPYEEEHLALILTGKWLDHSWQGEKRNVDFFVAKGIVEGLFDKLGLVDRVSFEKGAVDGLHPGQTAIIKLDGEKIGIIGGLHPAERKKVDLKETYVAELNLYAILQATTEALVYTPVPRFPMITRDIALELERTTPAGEIESIIRNAGTKLLKDVKVFDVYQGDKIEAGKKSVAFTLTYFDPERTLTDEDVSNAHDKVLKALAEAGAEVR; the protein is encoded by the coding sequence ATGTTAGTATCATTAAATTGGTTAAAACAATATGTAGATATAAAAGACTTAGCACCAGAAGATTTAGCAGAAAAAATTACACGCTCAGGTATTGAAGTAGATGCTGTCATCGACCGTTCTCAAGGAATGACGAATGTAGTTGTAGGTTACGTTGTTTCGAAGGAAAAGCATCCAGATGCAGATAAATTAAACATTTGCCAAGTAGAAGTTGGCGAAGGCGATGTTCGTCAAATTATTTGTGGCGCACCAAATGTTGATCAAGGACAAAAAGTAATCGTTGCATTACCAGGTGCTCGCTTACCTGGTGGCGTTAAAATTAAAAAAGCAAAGATGCGCGGTCAAGAATCAAACGGTATGATTTGCTCACTGCAAGAGCTTGGGATTGAAGGTCGTGTTGTACCGAAAGCATATGCTGATGGCATATACGTTTTACCAGAAGATGCAACACCAGGCAGTGATGCATTAGAATTAATCGGCTTACGCGATATCGTTCTTGAACTTGGATTAACGCCAAACCGTTCCGATGCATTATCAATGTTAGGTGTTGCTTATGAGGTTGCAGCGATTTTATCAGAAGAAGTAAAACTTCCAGAAATCAAATATGAAACTTCATACGAAAAAGCAGATGACTATATTCAAGTGCGTACAGATGCACCAGATTTAAATCCATTATATGCAGCGAAAGTAGTGAAAAATGTAAAAATCGCTGAATCACCACTTTGGTTACAAAATTATTTAATGGCTGCTGGCGTGCGCCCTCACAATAATGTTGTGGATATTACGAACTACATTCTTATGGAATATGGTCAACCGCTTCACGCCTTTGATTACGATGCGCTAAACTCAAAAGAAATCGTTGTTCGTTTAGCAAATGAAGGAGAAAAAATCGTTACTCTAGACGATCAAGAACGTACTTTAAAAGCGCATAACTTGGTTATTACAAATGGTAAAGAACCAGTTGCAATTGCAGGTGTTATGGGCGGTGCAAATTCTGAAGTAACAGAATCAACAACTACTGTAGTTATTGAAGCTGCATATTTTGATGGACTCTCTGTTCGCCGTACTTCGAAGGAACTAGGTTTACGTTCTGATGCTTCTGCTCGTTTTGAAAAAGGTGTAGATCCAAATCGCGTCCTTCCAGCAGCAGAACGTGCTGCACAATTACTCGCTGAAATTGCTGGTGGTGAAGCATTAGAAGGTACTGTAATGGTTGATGAATTGGACAAAACACCAGCACGTGTTGTCGTTTCTCCTGATTTCATTAACGCAAGACTTGGTATGAAGATATCTTTGGAAGATATGCTTTCAATTTTAAATCGTTTAAAATTTGACGTTGAAGCTGCAAATGGTTTATTGATTATTGATGCACCAACAAGACGCCAAGATATTAAAATTGAAGAAGATATCGTAGAAGAAGTTGCAAGACTTTATGGATACGATGAAATTCCGATGACTTTACCAGAAGGCAATGAGACTGTTGGTGGTTTAACACCATACCAAGCAAAACGTCGTATAGTACGTAGCTTTGTAGAAGGAGCGGGCTTGCTTCAAGCAGTTACGTATTCTTTAACTTCAGAGGAATTATCTCAAAAATTTGCGTTAAAAGTAGAAGAAACAACAAAACTATTAATGCCAATGAGCGAGGAACGTACTACATTACGTCAAAGTTTAATTCCGCATTTAGTTGAATCTGCAAGCTACAATATTGCACGTAAAGCAGATTCTGTAGGACTATATGAAATTGGCTCAGTTTTCCTTGGTCAGACGGATGAAGGTCTTCCATATGAAGAGGAGCATCTTGCGCTTATTTTAACTGGAAAATGGTTAGATCACTCATGGCAAGGTGAAAAACGCAATGTTGATTTCTTTGTTGCAAAAGGTATTGTTGAAGGTTTATTTGATAAATTAGGTTTAGTTGATCGCGTATCATTTGAAAAAGGTGCTGTGGATGGTTTACACCCAGGCCAAACAGCAATCATAAAATTAGATGGAGAAAAAATCGGAATTATCGGTGGACTTCATCCAGCTGAGCGTAAGAAAGTTGATTTAAAAGAAACATATGTAGCTGAATTGAATTTATATGCAATTTTACAAGCTACAACAGAAGCGCTTGTTTATACACCAGTACCACGTTTCCCAATGATAACACGTGATATTGCTTTAGAGTTAGAACGTACAACGCCAGCAGGAGAAATCGAAAGTATTATCCGCAATGCCGGTACGAAGTTATTAAAAGACGTAAAGGTATTTGACGTTTACCAAGGTGATAAAATTGAAGCTGGTAAGAAATCAGTAGCCTTCACGTTAACATACTTCGATCCAGAACGTACGTTAACAGATGAAGATGTATCAAATGCACACGATAAAGTGTTAAAAGCTTTAGCTGAAGCTGGTGCAGAAGTGAGATAG
- a CDS encoding hydrolase — translation MLHKEDTVLVLIDIQGKLARIVDKSEFVIQNIANVVQGAKVLGLPILWLEQYPKGLGPTVEEIAQHLDGQQPIEKITFSAYDTPEFVEQLEATGRKKVLLAGIETHICVYQTAAQLLSKGYEVEVLADCVSSRTSLSSEIGLQKMVQLGAKVSTVEMALFEMQQIAKGDEFKTISKIIK, via the coding sequence ATGTTACATAAAGAAGATACAGTATTAGTATTAATTGATATTCAAGGGAAGCTTGCAAGAATAGTTGATAAGAGTGAATTTGTCATTCAAAACATCGCAAATGTAGTTCAAGGGGCGAAAGTGTTAGGATTACCGATTTTATGGTTAGAGCAATATCCAAAAGGGCTTGGTCCAACTGTTGAGGAAATTGCACAACATTTGGATGGGCAACAACCAATTGAAAAAATTACGTTTAGTGCCTATGATACACCTGAATTTGTAGAACAACTTGAAGCAACAGGGCGTAAAAAAGTGTTGCTTGCTGGAATTGAAACACATATTTGCGTATATCAAACAGCAGCTCAATTACTTTCTAAAGGTTACGAAGTAGAAGTGTTAGCGGATTGTGTATCATCTAGAACTTCGTTAAGTAGCGAGATAGGTCTTCAAAAGATGGTGCAGCTTGGAGCAAAGGTATCAACAGTTGAAATGGCACTATTTGAAATGCAACAAATTGCTAAAGGTGATGAATTTAAAACAATTAGTAAAATTATTAAGTAA
- the pheS gene encoding phenylalanine--tRNA ligase alpha subunit — protein sequence MEQQLKQLEQEALAKIEVASNLKELNEVRVAYLGKKGPITDLLKGMGKLSPEERPKMGALVNTVRENVTEKLEQKVAQLEELAIQEQLEKEAIDVTLPGRPVRIGNRHPLTRVVEEIEDLFIAMGYEVAEGPEVEKDYFNFEALNLPKGHPARDMQDTFYITEETLLRTHTSPVQARTMLEKNGEPFRIICPGKVFRRDNDDATHSHQFMQIEGLVVGENIRMSDLKGTLNTMAKKMFGEEREIRLRPSFFPFTEPSVEMDISCFKCGGSGCNVCKHTGWIEILGAGMVHPNVLEMGGYDPKKYSGFAFGMGVERIAMLKYGVEDIRHFYTNDNRFVSQFHRTEG from the coding sequence ATGGAACAACAACTAAAACAATTAGAGCAAGAAGCTTTAGCGAAAATTGAAGTGGCTTCGAACTTAAAAGAATTAAATGAAGTTCGTGTTGCTTATTTAGGGAAAAAAGGTCCAATTACAGATTTACTAAAAGGAATGGGGAAATTATCTCCAGAAGAACGTCCGAAAATGGGTGCTCTTGTAAATACTGTGCGTGAAAATGTGACAGAAAAATTAGAACAAAAAGTAGCTCAACTAGAGGAATTAGCAATTCAAGAGCAATTGGAAAAAGAAGCAATTGACGTAACATTACCAGGACGTCCTGTTCGCATAGGAAACCGTCACCCATTAACTCGTGTAGTTGAAGAGATTGAAGACCTATTTATTGCAATGGGGTATGAAGTAGCAGAAGGTCCAGAGGTTGAAAAAGATTACTTCAACTTTGAAGCATTAAACTTACCAAAAGGTCACCCAGCTCGTGATATGCAGGATACGTTCTATATTACAGAAGAAACTTTATTGCGTACACATACTTCCCCTGTTCAAGCTCGTACAATGCTTGAGAAAAATGGTGAACCGTTCCGCATTATTTGTCCAGGGAAAGTGTTCCGTCGTGATAATGATGATGCAACGCACTCTCATCAATTTATGCAAATTGAGGGTCTTGTTGTGGGAGAAAATATTCGTATGAGCGATTTAAAAGGAACGCTTAATACAATGGCGAAAAAAATGTTCGGTGAAGAGCGTGAAATTCGCTTGCGCCCAAGCTTTTTCCCATTCACTGAACCATCAGTAGAAATGGATATTTCTTGCTTTAAGTGCGGAGGATCAGGCTGTAACGTATGTAAACATACTGGCTGGATTGAAATTTTAGGAGCTGGTATGGTACATCCAAACGTTCTTGAAATGGGTGGCTATGATCCGAAGAAATATTCAGGCTTTGCATTCGGTATGGGTGTTGAGCGTATTGCGATGTTGAAATACGGTGTGGAAGATATTCGTCATTTCTATACAAATGACAATCGATTCGTATCACAATTCCATCGTACAGAAGGGTAA
- the sspI gene encoding small, acid-soluble spore protein I, with protein sequence MNFQIREAITQNVKGDSATDFRSTVEDAISRGDEHLLPGLGVFLEKWWQSSSATEQEQFTEKLSQAFKN encoded by the coding sequence ATGAATTTTCAAATTCGAGAAGCAATTACACAAAATGTAAAAGGCGATAGTGCAACTGATTTTCGCAGTACTGTAGAAGATGCTATTTCTCGTGGTGATGAACATTTACTACCAGGTCTTGGTGTCTTCTTAGAAAAATGGTGGCAAAGTTCAAGTGCTACAGAGCAGGAACAATTTACAGAGAAATTATCACAAGCCTTTAAAAATTAA
- a CDS encoding membrane protein has protein sequence MGNTKDKSNKTMLLIRGVMVIIGGFIAAYGLEAVLIPNNVSDGGVTGLSIVGSQLFGIPLGVLIAILNIPFIFLGYKQIGKTFAMYSVLGIVSLAIGTVWMHHIPAIIEGDTLLVTVVGGIILGFGMGLALRNGGALDGIDMLAVLLSKKLPFGTSDLILFLNMFVFIVVSFVFGLQGAILSGIAYFIASKVIHIVEEGLSGSKTFKIITSEPEEMVEAIRDRLGRSATYNIVRGAYSNEEFREITCVINRLEESKMKEIIRDLDPSAFVTVYDVAEVRGGNFKKNDIH, from the coding sequence ATGGGGAATACGAAAGACAAATCCAATAAAACCATGCTCTTAATTCGTGGAGTTATGGTAATAATTGGTGGGTTTATTGCAGCGTATGGATTAGAAGCAGTATTAATCCCGAATAATGTATCAGATGGTGGTGTGACAGGTCTTAGCATCGTAGGATCACAACTTTTTGGTATACCATTAGGCGTTCTTATTGCTATTTTAAATATACCGTTCATTTTTTTAGGATATAAACAAATAGGTAAAACCTTTGCAATGTACTCAGTTCTTGGTATTGTTTCCCTTGCTATTGGTACAGTTTGGATGCATCATATCCCAGCGATTATTGAGGGGGATACTCTACTAGTAACTGTTGTTGGTGGTATTATTCTCGGCTTTGGTATGGGTCTTGCACTTCGTAATGGTGGTGCCCTTGATGGTATTGATATGCTAGCTGTTTTGCTTTCTAAAAAATTACCCTTTGGGACAAGTGATTTAATCCTATTCTTAAATATGTTTGTCTTTATTGTTGTATCCTTTGTATTTGGGTTACAGGGGGCAATCCTATCCGGAATCGCATATTTCATTGCTTCAAAGGTCATTCATATTGTTGAAGAAGGTTTAAGTGGTTCAAAAACGTTTAAAATTATTACAAGTGAACCAGAAGAAATGGTTGAGGCAATTCGAGATCGATTAGGTCGTAGTGCTACATACAATATTGTACGTGGTGCCTATTCAAACGAAGAATTTAGAGAAATTACGTGTGTTATTAACCGTTTAGAAGAAAGTAAAATGAAAGAAATTATTCGTGACCTTGATCCATCGGCTTTCGTAACAGTTTATGATGTTGCTGAAGTAAGAGGCGGAAACTTTAAGAAGAACGATATTCACTAA